Genomic DNA from Desulfovibrio sp. JC022:
AGGGGACAACCATGCATAGGTTCAAAATATTACTTCCTCTGCTGGCCCTGCTGTTTTTTGCAGGCTGCTCAACACACAGCGTAAACTATCCTGTGGAAAGTAAGACTTCATCTACCTATCTGCTGCAACATTCCGGGGTTCTCTCTATTGCAGGTAAGCGCATGCCCCTGCGCGGCATGCTGCAACTCAATCCCGCGCAGAAAACTGCCCGAGTGGTCATGCTCAATGAAATGGGCATGAAACTGCTGGTAGCAGATATATCTGCTGACAATACAAATGGTTTTGAATCGAAAAAACTGTTTGTATCCCCTTTCCTGCGCATGATTCCACCTTTTTACAATGAATCCATGCGCTGTATTTATGACATATATCTTGCCCCGAAAAATGCAGCTTCAGGTGGTAAAAATATCATAAAAAAGGGCAGTAAACAGATCGGCAACCGCGAATTCACCGCCCATACCATCATCAACGATCCGCAAGGGAATTACACCCTTGAACTTTTCCTCAACTCTGGATCGCAAAAGGATTCCTAATTCATGGACCTGAATGAACATATTTCAAAGAGCAGCACGGTTCTTGAAAAATCTGAGACCGGATACACCCGCTCATATGTTTTCAAAAAATCATTTCCAGGTTTTGACGGGCATTTTCCCGGCAATCCCATCCTGCCCGGTGTAATTCAGACCCTGCTCGGACAGCTTTCCGCTGCCGAAGCCCTTGAACACGAATATCCGGCAGAAAAAATAACCCTGCAATCAGTAACTCGCTGCAAATTCCTGCGCCCGGTCAAACCTATGGAAACTCTGGAATTAAGCTTCTCCCTCAAAACCAAGGGACTGAATCACATTGCCATCTGTTCACTCACTGTGGACGGGGAAACCGCAGCAACCTATCAGCTCATTTTCGCTCCGGAGGGAATGTAATGGGACGCAAATCTTATTTTCCAAAAACTGAAGGTGCGCCGCAGCCGCTACGTCATGTGGTGGAGCGCAAGGTCCGTTTTGAGGAAGTGGACCCCATGAATATTGTCTGGCACGGTCGTTATCCCAGCTATTTTGAGGATGGGCGTACCGCTCTGGGAGACATGTACGGAGTGGGATATCTTGATTTTTACCGCTACAAGGTTGCCGCTCCCATTAAGAAAATGCAGGTGGATTATATCAAGCCGCTACGCTTCGGGGAGACCTTCAGCATTGAAACCCTGCTCCATTGGACCGAAGCAGCGCGCATGAATTACGAATTCATCATTCGCGACTCTGCCGGAGAAAAAGCCACCACCGGATGCACGGTGCAGCTTTTTGTCCAAGATGATGAGCTTATGATGTTCCAACCTGATTTCTTTGCCCAACTCTGCGAAAAATGGAAGGCCGGCATTCTTACTCCCTCAAACAGAGACCTGTAGACCCGCATGGCTACAATTTTCCTTATTTCCGCAAACACCAACGTAGAACCGTATCCAGTCTACCCCATCGGCATGTCGGTTATTGCCGGGGCCCTGCACCATGCCGGACACAAGGTCATCCAGTACGACATGCTGGCTGCAGGAAATTCACTTGAACACCTGCGTAAATCATTGACCAGTGCCGCACCGGACTACGCAGGTATCTCCATTCGCAATGTAGATAATGTGGACTCTTTCACCTCCCACACCAACAAGTACATCCACAAGGCCAAGCTGATTGTTGATACCGTAAAAGAAACCGGAATCCCGGTCATTGCCGGGGGCGCTGGTTTTTCCCTGTTACCGGAAGAGATACTAGAATTCACGGGAGCTGATTACGGCATTGTGGGCGAGGGCGAACGCAAGATGGTCGACCTCATTAGCAGCCTTGAACAGAAGAAAGAAACACCACAAATTTACGGACGGGAAAAAGGAATTCCCGGCAACGAAATCCAAGTACCGCACTGGTCCCCGGAGTTGCTGCGTTACTACATTGCGGAAAGCGGAGTCATCAATGTACAGACCAAGCGCGGCTGCGAGCACCGCTGCGGTTACTGCACCTACCCTTATCTGGAAGGACGTAAAATGCGGCTTCGTCCGGTAAACGAAGTTGCCGATGAATTAGAAATGCTCCGCACCTACGGAGCGGATAATATTTTCTTTACCGATTCTGTACTCAATGACCGTGACGGCCATTACCTGCAACTGGCCGAAGAAATCGTGCGCCGCAAAATTGAAATAAGCTGGTGCGGTTTCTTTCAGCCCGGCCCCATTGAACAAGATGAACTGGCCCTGCTCAAACGATCCGGCTTGCAGGCCATGGAAGTGGGTACAGACGCCGCCAGTGATGCCACCCTCAAAGGACTGCACAAAAGTTTCAATTTTGCCGAGGTCATGAGATTCAATGAAAAATGCGTTGAGCAGAAGATTCCCTGTGCCCATTTTGTTATTTTCGGCGGTCCCGGTGAAACCATGGACACAGTACGCGAAGGAATAAAAAACATGAATTCCCTGCGCAGTTGCGTGGTTTTCCCATTTTCCGGCATCCGGCTGCACGAGGGAACCCCGCTCTTTACAAGAGCAGTTAAAGAAGGTTTAATCCACCCCGGACAATCGCTGCTTGAACCTTTCTACTACTTCTCCCCCGGCCTTGATAAAGATGAAATGAATACGGCCCTGATTCAGGGATTCAAAAAGCGCAGAGACAGGCTGTTTCCTCCTGATGAGGGACAGCAACGCATTAACATTATGAAAAAATTCGGATTCCGGGGAATTCTCTGGGATCAGTTGATAAAATTTGATGACCAGCTCGCAAACAAAACATCTTCCAAACCAGTCACAGATTCCGCTTATGCAGGTTAAACCACTGATCGTTATCCCGGTCTACAACCACGGCGCAACCCTGCGCGATGTGGCAGTGCGGGCCATGCAATACGGTGAAGTGCTCATTGTGGATGACGGCAGCACAGACGGAGCCTTGGCAGAAATCAGTGATCTGGGGCTGACCGTAGTCAGTCATGACGAGAATTTCGGCAAAGGACAGGCCATCCTCACAGCAGCGGAAAAAGCGCGTGAACTGGGCAAGACCCACATCATCACCATTGATGCTGACGGGCAGCATTTTCCCGAAGAAATTCCTGATTTCATCGCAGCAATCAAAGAAAACCCGGAAGCAATCTTCGTGGGCAGCAGGAACTTCGAAGGACAAAACGTACCCGGTTCATCAAAATTCGGACGCAGTTTTTCCAACTTCTGGCTGCGGGTCCAGACCGGGATAAAACTTAGCGATGTACAGAGCGGATTCCGGGCCTATCCGCTGGAAATTTTCTCCGTAATCAAGACCTCGGAAACCCGCTACGCCTTTGAAGTGGAGATTCTGGTAAAATCCGCATGGGCCGGATACGACCTCAAAGATATCCCAATCGAAGTGCACTATCCCGCACCGGATGAACGGGTCTCCCATTTTGATGCCATTAAAGACAATGTGCGCATCTCGCTTTTAAATACCCGGCTGACCATGCGTTCTTTTGTGCCGGTCCCCCACCGCCAGTACGATAAGGATGAAGAAGGTAAAATCACGCCCATCCACCCCCTGCGCTCGCTGCGTATCCTGCTTTCCAAGGATGAAACCCCGCTGAAACTGGCCATTGCAGGAGCCTTGGGCATGCTGCTGGGAACATTGCCGCTCATTGCCATGCATTCCATTGCCATCATCCTTTTCTGCGGTTTTTTCCGGCTGAGCAAGATAACCGGACTGGCGGTCAGCCAGCTCTGCATTCCTCCGCTGGTTCCGGCCCTGTGCATCGAGGCCGGGCATTACCTGCGCTACAACCAGTTCCTGACCGAAATTTCGTTGCAGACACTGGGCTATGAAGCACTGGACCGCTTCTATGAATGGGTGCTTGGTTCGCTGGTTTTAGGGCCTTCATTTGCACTGATTATAGGGATCGCGATTTACATTATGGCGTTTACCATTAAACGGTTTTTAGATATGAAACCGCAATAGTTCGGAGACGGGCACTATGAAGCGCAAAAAACAATGGTCCAGCAGAAGTCTGGCACCCGCGTTTTTCCATAATATTTTTTATGGGCTGATCCGGCTGCTGGGCAGACCGGGTGCATACAGTCTTCTCTTTTTCGTGGTCCTTTTCTACACCCTGCTGCCCGGAGTAAACAAAAGAGCGCAGGAATACATCCGCCGCAGGTTCAAGCCGCAAAATGAATTAAGCAGGATGCGCCATACTTTCCTGCTCTACTGGAATTTCGGAAAAATGCTGGTGGACCGCTCCGTACTGCGCATTTTAGGAGATTTCAATGCCCACGGTCCGGATGAAGATATCAGCAGGTTGCAGGAGCTTTACGCCAGGCACAAGCGGCTGATCCTGCTCACCGCACATGTTGGTTGCTGGCAGATGGGTTTTTCCTACCTCGGTTTTCTGGATGCGCCCAAGGCAGTGGTCATGCTCATGGACCGCGGTGATGTGGACAAACATTCCTTTAAATGGAAGATGTCCGGCGGCAGCGGAAAAGAAGAGGAAATCACGGTCATCAATCCCGCTGCGCCGCTGGGCGGAACTTTGGAAATGCTCACCGCCCTGCGAGAAAATTCCGTACTCTGCATCAACGGCGACCGGACCATGGGTGAAAGCAGGCATAATGTGCAGGTGGATTTTTTGGGTGGCAAAATAGAGCTGCCGATCACCCCGTTCAAAATTGCGGCAACAACAGAAACACCTGTAGCCATAGTTTTTTCCACCCGCAGCAGAACCGGGGAAGGAATTTTCCGGGTGGCTGAAATTATCCACGTACCCGTTGATACAGGCAAAGGCGCAGTGCGCGGACCGGAAGCATTTATCCCTTATGCCCAAAAATTTTCTGCTGAACTGGAAAGGTATTGTCAGGAAAATCCTTACCAGTTCTACAATTTTTATAACATGTGGAATTAATAATTCTTTATAAAGAGGCAAAATTGAATACTAAACTGAAAGAACTGCTCATTGAAGAGCTGAACCTTGTAGATGTCAGCGTTGATGAAATCGAAGACGATGCTCCCCTGTTCGGGGAAGGTCTCGGCCTTGATTCACTGGACGCAGTGGAAATCGTGGTACTGGTCCAGAAGAATTTCAATGTAGAAATCAAGAATATGGAAGAAGGCAAGGCTGCCTTCCAGTCCGTTAATTCCCTGGTTGACTTCATCAAGGAAAGACAGGCTTAAATATATGGACCGTCCCGTCAGCATCTGTGCCAGCGGCTGTATCTGCGCCGCCGGAAAGGACACCCGCGCATGTTTTGAAACCATGCTGAATGGCGACGTCCAGCCCACTTTTGCACCCGGTTTTTCCTATGACCAGCCCATGCACTCGCCTGTTTTCGCGGTAGAGCAGGAATGGCTGGAAAGACAAGAAAAGAATCCCGCACTCACCGAGACCATGCAACTGCTTTTTCCGGCGGTGGAAGAGGCTCTTGCACAAAGCGGACTGACCACGGAAAGACTTGGCAACCTAAAAGTAGGTTCCTGCATCGGCTCATCCACCGGAGCTTCGCTTAATTTCAAATCATTCTACCAGCAGTGGCGGAAAGGCGATGAGCCGGACCTAGATATTATTGAAAGCTATCTACACAGCAATCCGGCGGCGGCTCTGGCTGAGAGATACAAACTGAACGGTCCGGTACAGACGGTGACCAATGCCTGCTCTTCCGGTACTGACGCCATCGGCATAGCTGCCTCGTGGATCAGGCACGGTCTTTGTGATCTGGTTATTGCCGGGGGCGCGGACGCACTCAGCGGAATTTCCTACACCGGATTCTCCCGGTTGATGATCACCAGCCCTGAAAAATGCCGTCCTTTTGATAAAGACAGGCAAGGACTTAATCTCGGCGAAGGCGCGGCAGTGCTAATTCTTGCCAGTGAAAACACAATGCAGGAACTGAAACTCAATTCCATGGGCCAAGTGCTGGGTTATGGGACCTGCTGCGACGCTCACCATCTGACCGCCCCGCACCCAGAAGGAACCGGACTGAAACAGGCAATAAACGAAGCCCTTGTACGCAGCGGAATTACTGCTTCCGAGATCGGTTTCATCAATGTTCACGGCACCGGAACAGAAAATAACGACCGTATTGAAGGACAAGTTATCAGTAAGCTTTTCCCCGAAACTCCATTCACCGGAACCAAAGGGGTTACCGGACACACTCTCGGTGCAGCCGGAGCAATTGAAGCAGTCATGACTGTCATGTCCCTGCAAAACGGCCTGCTCATGCCTACCCGTGGATTTCATGAAGCCGCAGCTGAATCAAAAGCAATCCCGGTCACTGAACAGACCGAAATCAATGCTGAATACGGACTCAGCGACTCACTGGCTTTCGGCGGCAATAACTCTGCACTTGTTTTCAAAAAAGGGGCAGTATAATGCGCCTTGCCCTGCATGGAATCGGGACCGCGTTGCCTGAAGCCGAAGACGCGGTGGAGACATCCGATCTCAATTCATATTTCGCACCCCGCCGTTTACGCCGGGTGGATCATTTTACCCGCATGACCCTGCTGGCCGGATGCCGCGCCCTGCATGACGCAGCCGGAACTGTGCAGGAGGATTTGAAAACCCCGCTGGACCTGCCCGAAGATATGGGAGTTGTCATCAGCACCGGGTACGGGCCCTCGCAAACAATCTTTGAATTTCTGGATTCCATCATTGATCACGGGGCAGGCTGTGCTTCTCCGCTGGCTTTTTCACATTCAGTGCACAATATCCCAGCGGCAACTATGTCCGTTTTCCTGAACAATCCCAAACCCTACACTACCCTCTGCCAACTACACGGACCTCTTCTTGCCGGACTCCAGACCGCCGGATGCTGGCTCGCTGAA
This window encodes:
- a CDS encoding lipid biosynthesis B12-binding/radical SAM protein gives rise to the protein MATIFLISANTNVEPYPVYPIGMSVIAGALHHAGHKVIQYDMLAAGNSLEHLRKSLTSAAPDYAGISIRNVDNVDSFTSHTNKYIHKAKLIVDTVKETGIPVIAGGAGFSLLPEEILEFTGADYGIVGEGERKMVDLISSLEQKKETPQIYGREKGIPGNEIQVPHWSPELLRYYIAESGVINVQTKRGCEHRCGYCTYPYLEGRKMRLRPVNEVADELEMLRTYGADNIFFTDSVLNDRDGHYLQLAEEIVRRKIEISWCGFFQPGPIEQDELALLKRSGLQAMEVGTDAASDATLKGLHKSFNFAEVMRFNEKCVEQKIPCAHFVIFGGPGETMDTVREGIKNMNSLRSCVVFPFSGIRLHEGTPLFTRAVKEGLIHPGQSLLEPFYYFSPGLDKDEMNTALIQGFKKRRDRLFPPDEGQQRINIMKKFGFRGILWDQLIKFDDQLANKTSSKPVTDSAYAG
- a CDS encoding beta-ketoacyl-[acyl-carrier-protein] synthase family protein, translated to MDRPVSICASGCICAAGKDTRACFETMLNGDVQPTFAPGFSYDQPMHSPVFAVEQEWLERQEKNPALTETMQLLFPAVEEALAQSGLTTERLGNLKVGSCIGSSTGASLNFKSFYQQWRKGDEPDLDIIESYLHSNPAAALAERYKLNGPVQTVTNACSSGTDAIGIAASWIRHGLCDLVIAGGADALSGISYTGFSRLMITSPEKCRPFDKDRQGLNLGEGAAVLILASENTMQELKLNSMGQVLGYGTCCDAHHLTAPHPEGTGLKQAINEALVRSGITASEIGFINVHGTGTENNDRIEGQVISKLFPETPFTGTKGVTGHTLGAAGAIEAVMTVMSLQNGLLMPTRGFHEAAAESKAIPVTEQTEINAEYGLSDSLAFGGNNSALVFKKGAV
- a CDS encoding DUF2062 domain-containing protein, whose translation is MQVKPLIVIPVYNHGATLRDVAVRAMQYGEVLIVDDGSTDGALAEISDLGLTVVSHDENFGKGQAILTAAEKARELGKTHIITIDADGQHFPEEIPDFIAAIKENPEAIFVGSRNFEGQNVPGSSKFGRSFSNFWLRVQTGIKLSDVQSGFRAYPLEIFSVIKTSETRYAFEVEILVKSAWAGYDLKDIPIEVHYPAPDERVSHFDAIKDNVRISLLNTRLTMRSFVPVPHRQYDKDEEGKITPIHPLRSLRILLSKDETPLKLAIAGALGMLLGTLPLIAMHSIAIILFCGFFRLSKITGLAVSQLCIPPLVPALCIEAGHYLRYNQFLTEISLQTLGYEALDRFYEWVLGSLVLGPSFALIIGIAIYIMAFTIKRFLDMKPQ
- a CDS encoding acyl-CoA thioesterase — encoded protein: MGRKSYFPKTEGAPQPLRHVVERKVRFEEVDPMNIVWHGRYPSYFEDGRTALGDMYGVGYLDFYRYKVAAPIKKMQVDYIKPLRFGETFSIETLLHWTEAARMNYEFIIRDSAGEKATTGCTVQLFVQDDELMMFQPDFFAQLCEKWKAGILTPSNRDL
- a CDS encoding phosphopantetheine-binding protein, which translates into the protein MELIILYKEAKLNTKLKELLIEELNLVDVSVDEIEDDAPLFGEGLGLDSLDAVEIVVLVQKNFNVEIKNMEEGKAAFQSVNSLVDFIKERQA
- a CDS encoding beta-ketoacyl synthase chain length factor, which encodes MRLALHGIGTALPEAEDAVETSDLNSYFAPRRLRRVDHFTRMTLLAGCRALHDAAGTVQEDLKTPLDLPEDMGVVISTGYGPSQTIFEFLDSIIDHGAGCASPLAFSHSVHNIPAATMSVFLNNPKPYTTLCQLHGPLLAGLQTAGCWLAEGRVKKVLLGLVDEKTPLLEDNTRRLLENKGLAGEQIPVGEGACFFLLGSAEEANATRYGTLEFETFSPQQLPKAQLSDATYAPARSISRLSKLDISATASRQTDMPCAAAPELATAAMKNEQSCCIEQAGNNFGVISVKPQG
- a CDS encoding 3-hydroxyacyl-ACP dehydratase FabZ family protein; the protein is MDLNEHISKSSTVLEKSETGYTRSYVFKKSFPGFDGHFPGNPILPGVIQTLLGQLSAAEALEHEYPAEKITLQSVTRCKFLRPVKPMETLELSFSLKTKGLNHIAICSLTVDGETAATYQLIFAPEGM
- a CDS encoding acyltransferase; its protein translation is MKRKKQWSSRSLAPAFFHNIFYGLIRLLGRPGAYSLLFFVVLFYTLLPGVNKRAQEYIRRRFKPQNELSRMRHTFLLYWNFGKMLVDRSVLRILGDFNAHGPDEDISRLQELYARHKRLILLTAHVGCWQMGFSYLGFLDAPKAVVMLMDRGDVDKHSFKWKMSGGSGKEEEITVINPAAPLGGTLEMLTALRENSVLCINGDRTMGESRHNVQVDFLGGKIELPITPFKIAATTETPVAIVFSTRSRTGEGIFRVAEIIHVPVDTGKGAVRGPEAFIPYAQKFSAELERYCQENPYQFYNFYNMWN